From Frankiales bacterium, one genomic window encodes:
- a CDS encoding GNAT family N-acetyltransferase, producing the protein MGALELRTATDEDLPAVAALVVRAYRGPGSEHGWTSEADYIAGPRTDVATVRGLAAVPGSVFVVAVLDDEVVGTALLQRRGGTAYFGMFAVDPQRQRLGTGAAVLAACETLARDEWGCARLEMTVIDRRTDLIAWYERRGYAPTGEVDDFPWHAGITPVRTDFRLLHLARRL; encoded by the coding sequence CCCTCGAGCTGCGGACGGCGACGGACGAGGACCTGCCGGCCGTCGCCGCGCTCGTGGTGCGCGCCTACCGCGGCCCCGGGTCCGAGCACGGCTGGACCAGCGAGGCCGACTACATCGCCGGCCCGCGCACCGACGTCGCGACCGTGCGCGGCCTGGCCGCCGTCCCCGGCAGCGTGTTCGTGGTGGCCGTGCTCGACGACGAGGTCGTCGGCACCGCGCTGCTCCAGCGGCGCGGCGGAACGGCCTACTTCGGGATGTTCGCCGTCGACCCGCAGCGCCAGCGGCTGGGCACCGGCGCGGCCGTGCTGGCCGCCTGCGAGACGCTCGCGCGCGACGAGTGGGGCTGCGCCCGGCTCGAGATGACGGTGATCGACCGGCGCACCGACCTCATCGCCTGGTACGAGCGGCGCGGCTACGCCCCCACCGGCGAGGTCGACGACTTCCCCTGGCACGCCGGGATCACGCCGGTGCGCACGGACTTCCGGCTCCTGCACCTCGCCCGGCGGCTCTGA